A single window of Mycobacterium sp. ITM-2016-00318 DNA harbors:
- a CDS encoding DUF2237 family protein, which yields MPDLNVLGTPMEPCGSEPLTGFYRDGCCTWGPEDIGLHTICAVMTAEFLEHQDAIGNDLSTPRPEFRFPGLMPGDRWCVTAANWLKAYEDGRAAPVVMASTHERTLDVVPLEALAEHAVDVPDDPGDL from the coding sequence ATGCCGGATCTCAACGTGCTGGGGACACCCATGGAGCCGTGTGGCAGCGAACCGCTGACCGGTTTCTACCGCGACGGCTGCTGCACATGGGGCCCCGAGGACATCGGCCTGCACACCATCTGCGCGGTCATGACCGCCGAATTCCTCGAGCACCAGGACGCCATCGGCAACGACCTGTCCACGCCGCGGCCCGAATTCCGGTTTCCCGGCCTGATGCCCGGCGACCGCTGGTGCGTCACCGCCGCGAACTGGTTGAAGGCATACGAGGACGGCCGCGCCGCGCCGGTGGTGATGGCGTCGACGCACGAGCGCACGCTCGACGTGGTGCCACTGGAAGCGCTCGCCGAACACGCCGTCGACGTGCCCGACGACCCGGGCGATCTTTAA
- a CDS encoding alpha/beta hydrolase domain-containing protein → MTSVVAMPTVTPVEGKPNLLLGAYDIAGVGYTASEYFVSGTARAYGEGRQPEVDYTTRIVALLPADTAKFNGTVLVEWLNVSGGIDAPAVWFMAHREMIREGYAYIAVSAQKVGVDGGLTITGFDMSLKTQNPERYSRLSHPGDAYSFDMFSQVGQLVRASPDQVLGRLRPEFVIAIGESQSAMFLTTYINAVDRHAGVFDGFLVHSRFGGAASLDGINTLEAFERGTPDPSPFRDDLRVPTMNVITETDVVGAILPGYYMARQRDNDMLRTWEIAGTAHADAYTVKVGFIDDGSLPVEQLAAGYAPSNELMGQQLKQPFNFGPQHHYVLQAAISRLHAWVRAGEPPPHAPRLETDDDQPPGFVVDEYGIVKGGVRTPWVEVPIARTSGTGDDATPVALLFGSGELFDDNTRKRLYPGGKSEYIQRFTEELDATIRAGYLLRADRSEILELAAATYGAG, encoded by the coding sequence ATGACTAGTGTCGTCGCCATGCCAACCGTCACGCCCGTCGAGGGCAAGCCGAACCTGCTGCTTGGTGCCTACGACATCGCCGGCGTCGGCTACACCGCCAGCGAGTACTTCGTCTCCGGAACGGCGCGGGCGTACGGGGAGGGCCGGCAACCCGAGGTCGACTACACGACACGGATCGTGGCGCTGCTTCCTGCCGACACGGCGAAGTTCAACGGCACGGTGCTCGTCGAATGGCTCAACGTCAGCGGCGGCATCGACGCGCCCGCGGTGTGGTTCATGGCGCACCGCGAGATGATTCGGGAGGGATACGCCTACATAGCGGTGTCGGCGCAGAAGGTCGGCGTGGACGGCGGCCTGACGATCACCGGCTTCGACATGTCGCTGAAAACACAGAATCCCGAACGGTATTCACGGCTGAGCCATCCTGGGGACGCGTACTCGTTCGACATGTTCAGCCAGGTCGGCCAGCTGGTGCGCGCATCGCCCGATCAGGTGCTGGGGCGGTTGAGGCCGGAATTCGTCATCGCGATCGGGGAGTCGCAGTCGGCGATGTTCTTGACCACCTACATCAACGCCGTCGATCGGCACGCCGGAGTGTTCGACGGCTTCCTCGTGCACTCGCGCTTCGGCGGCGCGGCTTCGCTGGACGGGATCAACACCCTCGAGGCCTTCGAGCGAGGGACTCCGGACCCGTCGCCGTTCCGCGACGACCTGCGGGTGCCGACGATGAACGTCATCACCGAGACCGATGTGGTCGGTGCAATCCTGCCGGGCTACTACATGGCCAGGCAGCGGGACAACGACATGCTGCGGACGTGGGAGATCGCGGGCACCGCGCATGCCGACGCCTACACGGTCAAGGTCGGGTTCATCGACGACGGGTCGTTGCCGGTCGAGCAGCTCGCGGCGGGGTATGCCCCGAGCAACGAGTTGATGGGCCAGCAGCTGAAGCAGCCCTTCAATTTCGGGCCGCAGCACCACTATGTGCTTCAGGCGGCGATCTCCCGGCTGCACGCATGGGTGCGAGCAGGTGAGCCGCCGCCACACGCCCCTCGACTGGAGACCGACGACGATCAGCCGCCGGGTTTCGTCGTCGACGAGTACGGGATCGTGAAGGGCGGCGTGCGCACGCCATGGGTCGAGGTGCCGATCGCGCGCACGTCCGGCACCGGCGACGACGCAACACCTGTGGCGCTGCTGTTCGGGTCCGGTGAGCTATTCGACGACAACACGCGCAAGCGGCTGTATCCGGGCGGCAAGAGCGAATACATCCAACGCTTCACCGAGGAACTCGACGCGACGATCCGCGCGGGGTATCTGTTACGGGCCGACCGCTCGGAGATCCTCGAGCTGGCCGCCGCGACGTACGGAGCGGGCTAA
- a CDS encoding serine/threonine-protein kinase — MASLQGDSRLGSRFGPYELQSLIGIGGMGEVYRAFDTVKERMVAVKVLRADVAADKSFQERFRRESRVAARLQEPHVIPVHDFGDIDGTLYIDMRLVEGPSLKDELRVNGPLEPKRAASIITQVAAALDAAHADKLIHRDIKPENVLLTADDFAYLVDFGIAHAGGDASVTSTGLIIGSCAYMAAERFAGGQVGPAADIYSLTCLLYECLTGRAPFETGGDLRQLMTAHMFSPPPRPSMMRPGITRAFDDVIAKGMAKRPSDRYATAGELAKAATAAAGSTLPPLPAPSPPNTRAFSAVYEDPAGTGYTPYPPAVHAPTPPPTPRPPSSKPRFGRTQVALLAATVLLFGLAAILASVLVFSGGDTDTTPRSSLAAPRPSTTTVTTSAPSTSTTTSSAPLAGITGMDGQGFVGHTTRCDAGATLVAAIETSQSQAVICETSPGAYQYRGERLRDGANVQLGNAVPSGGGFNAANPADGARYEVRPDRLRILSGGNVDSDEPALQYGSR; from the coding sequence ATGGCCTCCCTGCAGGGCGATTCACGGCTGGGTTCGAGGTTCGGCCCGTATGAGCTGCAGTCGCTGATCGGTATCGGCGGTATGGGGGAGGTGTACCGCGCATTCGACACCGTCAAGGAGCGCATGGTGGCGGTCAAGGTGCTGCGCGCCGACGTGGCCGCGGACAAGAGCTTTCAGGAGCGGTTCCGGCGCGAGTCACGCGTTGCCGCGCGCCTGCAGGAACCGCACGTCATCCCGGTGCACGACTTCGGCGACATCGACGGAACGCTGTACATCGACATGCGGCTGGTCGAAGGGCCGAGCCTGAAGGACGAGCTACGGGTCAACGGCCCACTGGAGCCCAAGCGCGCGGCGTCGATCATCACGCAGGTCGCGGCCGCCCTGGACGCTGCGCATGCCGACAAGCTGATTCACCGCGACATCAAACCGGAGAACGTGCTGCTGACGGCGGACGACTTCGCCTACCTGGTGGATTTCGGGATTGCGCACGCAGGCGGCGACGCGAGCGTGACGTCGACCGGGCTGATCATCGGGTCGTGTGCCTACATGGCGGCGGAGAGGTTCGCCGGAGGCCAGGTCGGACCCGCCGCCGACATCTACTCTCTGACCTGCCTGCTCTATGAATGCCTCACCGGCAGAGCACCTTTCGAGACCGGCGGCGATCTGCGACAGTTGATGACAGCACACATGTTCTCCCCGCCGCCGCGGCCGAGCATGATGCGGCCGGGGATCACGCGGGCGTTCGACGATGTGATCGCGAAGGGGATGGCGAAGCGGCCGTCGGACCGATATGCGACGGCGGGCGAGCTGGCGAAGGCGGCGACGGCTGCCGCAGGATCGACTCTGCCGCCGCTTCCGGCACCGTCGCCACCGAACACCAGGGCGTTCTCCGCGGTCTACGAGGACCCCGCCGGAACGGGTTACACGCCGTACCCGCCCGCGGTGCACGCGCCGACGCCGCCGCCCACGCCCCGGCCGCCGTCGAGCAAGCCGCGGTTCGGGCGGACGCAGGTGGCGCTGCTGGCGGCGACAGTGCTGCTGTTCGGGCTGGCTGCGATCCTCGCGTCGGTGCTGGTCTTCTCCGGCGGCGACACGGACACGACGCCGCGATCATCGCTGGCCGCGCCCCGGCCGAGTACGACGACCGTGACCACGTCGGCGCCGTCGACGTCGACCACCACGTCATCGGCCCCATTGGCGGGCATTACGGGGATGGACGGCCAGGGCTTCGTCGGGCACACGACGCGGTGCGATGCAGGGGCGACTCTGGTGGCGGCGATCGAGACGTCGCAGTCGCAGGCGGTGATCTGTGAGACGTCGCCGGGGGCGTACCAGTACCGGGGTGAACGCCTGCGGGACGGGGCGAACGTCCAACTGGGCAACGCGGTGCCTTCAGGCGGCGGGTTCAATGCGGCCAATCCGGCCGACGGTGCGCGCTACGAGGTGCGGCCGGACCGGCTGAGGATTCTCAGCGGCGGCAACGTCGACTCCGACGAGCCGGCGCTGCAATACGGCTCGCGGTAG
- a CDS encoding M48 family metallopeptidase: MSNGSAIPDRPLITGLEAKHFAHPLDVSARRRMDQLIASKPRIRKLFASLERSLEDEEHLMSLADNTRLNARQAPSLYRLVEDVAADARMPTPRVFLDTQPEVNAWALGQHDPMIVLTSALVDEFTEAQVRAVVAHELGHIRCQHTFYRIVSQGFEPVAAVASALPGGSLIALALRWHLMDWFRKSELSSDRFSLLVTGDLETVQAVILRLAGGASSLKDELSADEFRLQAKEFRQTVEARKRGSMKERIEYYTSSLMLHDAMSTHPWPAIRFVEIEEWAKSPQYSLIAKSDLAAAERHPFQSIPETVDDDEPSNPVLTDSKDEPEPVLRQAASELVGMWKNRR, translated from the coding sequence ATGAGTAACGGCAGTGCAATACCCGATCGTCCGTTGATTACTGGACTCGAGGCCAAGCACTTTGCTCACCCCCTCGACGTGTCCGCCCGACGACGGATGGACCAACTGATCGCGAGCAAACCGCGCATTCGCAAGCTCTTCGCGTCTCTGGAGCGCAGCCTCGAGGACGAGGAACACCTGATGAGTCTGGCGGATAACACACGCCTCAACGCACGCCAAGCCCCGTCGCTCTATCGGCTTGTCGAGGATGTCGCAGCCGACGCCCGGATGCCGACGCCGCGCGTGTTTCTCGACACGCAACCCGAGGTCAACGCCTGGGCGCTCGGTCAACACGATCCGATGATCGTCCTGACGTCAGCTCTGGTCGACGAGTTCACCGAGGCGCAGGTTCGCGCAGTCGTTGCGCACGAACTCGGCCACATCCGTTGTCAACACACGTTTTATCGGATCGTCTCTCAAGGGTTCGAGCCGGTTGCAGCGGTCGCCAGCGCGCTCCCCGGGGGTTCGCTCATCGCATTGGCGTTGCGCTGGCACCTGATGGACTGGTTTCGTAAGTCTGAACTCAGTTCCGACAGATTCAGCCTGCTGGTTACCGGCGACCTGGAAACGGTGCAGGCCGTGATTCTCCGGCTCGCGGGCGGTGCCTCGAGCTTGAAAGACGAACTCTCGGCGGACGAGTTCCGCCTGCAGGCCAAGGAGTTTCGTCAGACGGTCGAAGCGCGCAAGCGGGGCTCCATGAAGGAGAGAATCGAGTACTACACGTCCTCATTGATGCTCCACGATGCGATGAGTACGCACCCGTGGCCGGCGATCAGATTCGTCGAGATCGAGGAGTGGGCGAAGTCGCCACAGTACAGTCTGATCGCCAAGAGCGACCTGGCAGCGGCTGAGCGGCATCCATTTCAGTCCATCCCCGAAACAGTTGACGATGACGAGCCCAGCAACCCAGTACTTACGGACTCGAAGGACGAGCCAGAGCCGGTTCTGCGTCAAGCAGCCTCGGAACTCGTTGGAATGTGGAAGAACCGCCGCTGA
- a CDS encoding potassium channel family protein, producing the protein MTGDLRRKIAGLTAEQFEKRAERPLAIVAVIFLVAYSVQVLAQPQGRVAVAIDLVIAITYAVFLVDYLARLILAINRPRWFVRHLVDLAIIALPLLRPLRLLRLLVLLAALQKTIGGAIRGRVAIYTASGAVLLIYAASLAVLESERGQPGSMINNFGDAVWWSITTVTTVGYGDILPVTGTGRVVAVLLMMGGISLVGVVTATLASWIVQRVAQEDTKDRAATAGQIEAVHEEFRLQMKNLREEVQKLREAASPQPPAPRSPNGQSVDAATSIRNWIEGSLVRLQAMTLLGRANQRDRK; encoded by the coding sequence ATGACCGGCGATCTGCGGCGGAAGATCGCCGGTCTCACCGCGGAACAGTTCGAGAAGCGCGCTGAGCGACCGTTGGCCATCGTCGCAGTCATCTTTCTGGTTGCCTACTCAGTGCAAGTACTGGCCCAACCACAAGGGCGTGTCGCGGTCGCGATAGACCTTGTCATCGCCATCACCTATGCGGTCTTCCTTGTCGACTACCTCGCACGCCTGATCCTTGCCATTAACCGCCCGCGCTGGTTCGTCCGTCACCTGGTGGATCTCGCAATCATCGCGCTTCCGTTACTGCGCCCACTGCGACTGTTAAGGCTATTGGTCTTGCTCGCTGCGTTACAGAAGACCATCGGCGGAGCGATTCGGGGCCGGGTCGCGATCTACACCGCCTCCGGCGCCGTCCTACTTATCTACGCCGCTTCACTCGCCGTCTTGGAGAGCGAACGGGGACAGCCCGGCTCAATGATCAACAACTTCGGTGACGCGGTGTGGTGGTCGATCACCACCGTGACCACTGTCGGATACGGCGACATCTTGCCCGTGACCGGTACAGGTCGAGTGGTCGCGGTTCTACTCATGATGGGCGGGATCAGCCTGGTGGGTGTCGTCACCGCGACTCTCGCGTCTTGGATCGTGCAGCGGGTCGCGCAGGAGGACACCAAAGATCGAGCAGCAACGGCGGGGCAGATCGAAGCCGTACACGAAGAGTTCCGGCTGCAAATGAAGAATCTTCGCGAAGAGGTCCAGAAATTGAGGGAAGCTGCGTCTCCTCAACCGCCAGCGCCGAGAAGCCCTAACGGGCAGTCGGTCGATGCGGCCACGTCAATACGCAACTGGATCGAGGGAAGCCTAGTGCGCCTGCAGGCGATGACACTGCTGGGCCGAGCAAACCAGAGGGATAGGAAATGA
- a CDS encoding excalibur calcium-binding domain-containing protein: MKKIITAAIGGALLSGALLGAAAANANVYYKNCSEARAAGVAPLFEGDPGYADHLDRDHDGIACES; the protein is encoded by the coding sequence ATGAAAAAGATAATCACAGCCGCCATCGGCGGCGCGCTGCTCAGCGGTGCACTGTTGGGCGCCGCAGCTGCCAACGCCAACGTTTACTACAAGAACTGCTCCGAAGCGCGCGCGGCAGGGGTGGCACCCCTCTTCGAAGGTGATCCCGGATACGCGGACCATCTCGACCGCGACCATGACGGCATCGCCTGCGAGTCGTGA
- a CDS encoding DUF4148 domain-containing protein: MKRILLLAAGALGTAGTIALAAPASADTPQQSQLEKLGNSQVVHTFLYGNCEGNQICADPLEVSHPGVLNQFDFFRENLASQSVQFEASIDRFVKGIPAPPATADEAGENK, from the coding sequence ATGAAACGAATCCTGCTTCTGGCGGCCGGTGCACTCGGCACTGCCGGCACGATCGCTCTGGCTGCCCCCGCGTCGGCAGATACGCCCCAACAGAGCCAGCTGGAAAAGCTCGGCAACAGCCAGGTCGTTCACACGTTCCTGTACGGCAATTGCGAGGGTAATCAGATTTGCGCCGATCCGCTTGAGGTCTCGCACCCCGGCGTGCTGAACCAGTTCGACTTCTTCCGAGAGAACCTCGCGAGCCAGTCAGTGCAGTTCGAAGCCAGCATCGACAGATTCGTCAAGGGCATCCCTGCCCCGCCCGCCACGGCCGACGAGGCGGGCGAGAACAAGTGA
- a CDS encoding bifunctional serine/threonine-protein kinase/transporter substrate-binding domain-containing protein gives MDATPFGQYELQELIGQGGMGEVYRAFDTRTDRVVALKLLPSHLARDGVFQQRFRRESQAAAGINEPHVVPIHGFGEIDDRLYLDMRLIDGRNLGAMLGEDDDKKPLNPALAVSIIEQVAAALDAAHELGLIHRDVKPSNILVTKNDFAYLIDFGLARTAGQQGLTTAGSTLGTMAYMSPERFEGGDIDPRSDVYALTCVLYECLTGSRPYPVDSLEQQIAKHINAPPPKPSAINPRLAAFDPVIAKGMSKKPGRRYQSAGEMAAAARQALSVPVRMTGSGRHSAGRAKQSSGSRLSARTLAILGAAVLLGAALVFGAWHFWGGRDDGGSAGPTSTSAPPGPADDSGGLVPAIAATLPADIKESGRLTVGVNVPYAPNEFKNSAGDIVGFDVDLINAVSKTLGLIPEYREFLFGDIMPAVQRGDVDIGMSSVTDTLERQEMVDFVTYFEAGTLWAQRAGSGIDPNAACGLRIGMTPGTTHETVEIPAKSDQCVAAGLPPVEAVVYPRQDELTAAVINGEIDAMSSDSPVTGFAIKGSNGALEPAGETFDTAPYGWPVQKGSPLAESLRQAMEHVISTGEYKAIATKWGVEKGMIAKPVINGAIS, from the coding sequence GTGGATGCGACACCATTCGGGCAGTACGAGCTTCAGGAGCTGATCGGCCAGGGCGGAATGGGCGAGGTCTACAGGGCCTTCGACACCCGGACCGACCGTGTCGTCGCTCTGAAGCTGTTGCCGTCACACCTGGCCAGGGACGGCGTTTTCCAGCAGCGTTTCCGGCGCGAATCGCAGGCCGCCGCGGGCATCAATGAACCCCACGTGGTGCCGATTCACGGCTTCGGCGAGATCGACGACCGCCTCTACCTGGACATGCGGCTGATCGACGGCCGCAATCTGGGCGCCATGCTGGGCGAGGATGACGACAAGAAGCCGTTGAATCCGGCGCTGGCGGTGTCGATCATCGAGCAGGTCGCCGCGGCGCTGGACGCCGCGCACGAACTCGGCCTGATCCACCGCGACGTGAAGCCGTCGAACATCCTGGTCACCAAGAACGACTTCGCGTATCTGATCGACTTCGGGCTGGCGCGCACGGCGGGCCAGCAGGGGCTGACGACGGCGGGCAGCACGCTGGGCACGATGGCCTACATGTCGCCCGAGCGGTTCGAGGGCGGCGACATCGATCCGCGCTCCGACGTCTATGCGCTGACCTGTGTGCTCTACGAGTGCCTGACGGGCTCACGGCCGTATCCCGTCGACAGCCTCGAGCAGCAGATCGCCAAGCACATCAACGCGCCCCCGCCCAAGCCGTCGGCCATCAACCCGAGGCTCGCCGCCTTCGACCCCGTCATCGCCAAGGGCATGTCCAAGAAACCCGGCAGGCGCTATCAGTCGGCGGGCGAGATGGCTGCGGCCGCACGCCAGGCGCTGAGCGTCCCGGTACGCATGACGGGCTCGGGCAGGCACTCGGCGGGCCGGGCCAAGCAGAGTTCGGGCAGCAGACTGTCGGCGCGCACCTTGGCGATTCTCGGGGCCGCTGTGCTACTCGGCGCGGCGCTGGTGTTCGGGGCGTGGCACTTCTGGGGCGGACGCGACGACGGCGGATCGGCGGGGCCGACGTCGACGTCGGCGCCACCAGGCCCGGCGGACGACTCGGGCGGGCTGGTGCCTGCGATCGCGGCGACGCTTCCGGCCGACATCAAGGAGTCGGGGCGACTGACGGTCGGCGTGAACGTTCCCTATGCGCCGAACGAATTCAAGAACAGCGCAGGCGACATCGTCGGCTTCGACGTCGACCTCATCAACGCGGTGTCCAAGACGCTGGGCCTCATTCCCGAGTACCGCGAGTTCCTGTTCGGCGACATCATGCCGGCGGTGCAGCGCGGCGACGTCGACATCGGCATGTCGTCGGTCACCGACACGCTGGAACGGCAGGAGATGGTCGACTTCGTCACCTACTTCGAGGCGGGGACGCTGTGGGCGCAACGGGCCGGCTCCGGAATCGACCCGAACGCGGCGTGCGGGCTTCGCATCGGGATGACACCGGGAACAACACACGAAACGGTCGAGATCCCGGCCAAGAGCGACCAGTGCGTCGCCGCGGGTCTGCCGCCCGTCGAGGCCGTCGTCTATCCGAGGCAGGACGAACTCACGGCGGCGGTGATCAACGGCGAGATCGACGCGATGTCGTCGGATTCACCGGTGACCGGGTTCGCGATCAAGGGCAGTAACGGCGCGCTCGAACCGGCGGGCGAGACCTTCGACACCGCGCCGTACGGCTGGCCGGTGCAGAAGGGATCGCCGCTTGCGGAATCGCTGCGGCAGGCAATGGAACACGTGATCTCGACCGGTGAGTACAAGGCGATCGCCACCAAATGGGGTGTCGAGAAGGGCATGATCGCCAAACCGGTCATCAACGGCGCGATCAGCTGA
- a CDS encoding DUF5994 family protein produces MTPQESPAPATRHAGPEITPRLRLKRKAPVSGYVDGAWWPHSDALPTELPDLLAVLSVRLGTVARVMYNIDEWQAAPRRIDIDGHTIRLEGFHRQPANTLEVLDAEGNRIILLVVPTQTDPDHAHSILMAAASTDDATSVASLLVV; encoded by the coding sequence ATGACCCCACAGGAAAGCCCTGCACCAGCCACCCGCCATGCAGGACCTGAAATCACGCCGCGTCTGCGGTTGAAGCGCAAAGCACCCGTGAGTGGATACGTCGACGGGGCGTGGTGGCCGCACAGCGATGCTCTACCGACCGAACTTCCCGATCTGCTGGCGGTGCTTTCGGTGCGCCTCGGGACAGTGGCGCGGGTGATGTACAACATCGACGAGTGGCAGGCGGCGCCGCGCCGCATCGATATCGATGGACACACGATCAGGCTCGAAGGGTTCCACCGACAGCCGGCTAATACACTCGAAGTCCTTGACGCAGAAGGCAACAGAATCATCCTGCTGGTAGTCCCGACGCAAACCGACCCTGACCACGCCCACTCGATCCTGATGGCCGCCGCGTCCACCGATGACGCTACGAGTGTCGCGTCTCTGCTCGTTGTTTGA
- a CDS encoding N(5)-(carboxyethyl)ornithine synthase yields MTRSTEAQSLSLGVLARSRKPNERRLPIHPEHFGRIDSQVRSRIFLEHGYGADFDVTDDTLAGLVGGVGTREQVIAQCDVILLPKVQAEDLAEFNAGQIVWGWPHCVQNFDLTQTAIDRRLTLIAFEAMNHWRADGGFGLHVFHKNNELAGYCSVLHAMELTGRTGSYGRRLRAAVIGFGATARGAVTALNAHGVDDVRVLTNRDVAAVGSPIPSTQIIQMGPDPAAPETIWANTPDGQVLVADLLSDNDIVVNCVLQDPSAPLVFVTEDDLTAFAPGSLIVDVSCDTGMGFSWAHPTSFDEPISRMANGLHYYAVDHSPSYLWNSATWEISEALLPHIDTVLAGPPAWDTDQTIRRAIEIRDGVVLSSGILSFQNRDEAYPHGVRSAERHEWTE; encoded by the coding sequence GTGACAAGAAGCACTGAGGCGCAATCACTTTCGCTGGGAGTATTGGCGCGCTCGCGCAAGCCGAATGAACGCAGACTTCCGATCCACCCGGAGCATTTCGGCAGGATCGACAGTCAGGTACGCTCGCGGATTTTCCTCGAGCACGGCTACGGTGCGGATTTCGACGTCACCGACGACACCCTGGCGGGTCTCGTTGGGGGAGTCGGCACCCGAGAACAAGTCATCGCGCAGTGCGACGTCATCCTCCTGCCAAAGGTCCAAGCCGAGGATCTAGCTGAATTCAATGCGGGACAGATCGTCTGGGGCTGGCCACACTGCGTGCAGAATTTCGACTTGACGCAGACCGCCATCGACAGGCGACTGACGCTGATCGCCTTCGAGGCGATGAATCACTGGCGAGCCGACGGCGGGTTCGGATTGCACGTCTTTCACAAGAACAACGAGCTCGCGGGCTACTGCTCGGTGCTGCACGCCATGGAGTTGACCGGGAGAACCGGCAGCTACGGCCGTCGGCTGCGCGCTGCCGTCATCGGTTTCGGTGCGACCGCCCGTGGCGCCGTCACCGCCCTCAACGCTCACGGCGTCGATGATGTGCGGGTGCTCACCAATAGGGATGTCGCTGCCGTCGGCTCACCCATTCCGTCCACTCAGATCATCCAAATGGGGCCGGATCCCGCTGCGCCCGAGACGATATGGGCCAATACGCCGGATGGGCAGGTCTTGGTCGCCGACCTCCTCAGCGATAACGACATCGTCGTCAACTGTGTACTTCAGGATCCCAGCGCACCCCTGGTATTCGTGACCGAGGACGACCTGACGGCATTCGCTCCGGGCAGCCTGATCGTCGATGTCTCGTGTGACACCGGTATGGGGTTCAGCTGGGCGCATCCGACCTCGTTCGACGAACCGATCAGCCGGATGGCGAATGGTCTGCACTACTACGCCGTCGACCACAGCCCGTCCTACCTGTGGAACTCCGCAACCTGGGAGATCAGCGAGGCACTCCTGCCCCACATCGATACGGTTCTCGCGGGGCCACCGGCGTGGGATACGGACCAGACGATCCGCAGGGCGATTGAAATTCGCGACGGTGTCGTGCTCTCTTCCGGCATCCTGTCGTTTCAGAACCGCGACGAGGCATATCCACACGGCGTGCGCTCGGCTGAGCGACACGAGTGGACCGAGTGA
- a CDS encoding DUF6307 family protein produces MASPTLPLTPYDLRVTLVKDTITEHSKISDEAAGELAIKILHALNSIPEKIR; encoded by the coding sequence ATGGCTTCGCCAACATTGCCCCTTACGCCCTACGACCTACGCGTCACGCTTGTCAAAGACACCATCACAGAGCACTCGAAGATCAGCGACGAGGCGGCAGGCGAATTGGCAATAAAGATCTTGCACGCGCTGAACTCGATTCCCGAGAAGATTCGGTGA
- a CDS encoding acyl-CoA desaturase, with translation MAIADIAAFAHLTDADIEALGGELDAIRADVEESLGERDATYIRRTIGFQRTLDVVARLMIACSRSRRGWVLGTASLAYAKSIENMEIGHNVGHGQWDWMNDPEIHSNTWEWDMVGVSSQWRYSHNYRHHVFSNVVGVDDDLGFGIMRVTRDEAWKPEHLLQPLRNLLLASVFEWGIGLHGIHSERDRFAPDAAMVGNARQAFVGKIARQTVKDYVLFPALSRSRWRRTLSANVTANLLRNLWAYVVIFCGHFPDGAEKFTEEVLAQETRAEWYLRQMLGAANFRAGPLMAFSSGNLCYQIEHHLFPDLPSNRYSQIAVRVRALCQKYDLPYTNGSLARQYLLTLRTINKLALPDALLTATPDDAPETASERKFAAGGVSADVLNRPRGGLQTALRGRARRRTLRRVHRNAGV, from the coding sequence TTGGCAATCGCCGACATCGCCGCTTTCGCGCATTTGACCGACGCCGACATCGAGGCCCTCGGAGGTGAGCTCGACGCAATTCGCGCCGACGTCGAGGAATCCCTCGGGGAGCGAGACGCGACCTATATACGTCGCACCATAGGTTTCCAACGGACACTTGACGTGGTAGCACGCCTGATGATCGCGTGCAGCCGGTCGAGGCGCGGTTGGGTGCTGGGCACGGCGTCCCTCGCGTATGCGAAAAGTATCGAGAACATGGAGATCGGTCACAACGTCGGCCACGGCCAGTGGGACTGGATGAACGACCCGGAGATCCACTCCAACACGTGGGAGTGGGACATGGTCGGCGTCTCGTCGCAGTGGCGGTATTCGCACAACTACCGCCATCATGTTTTCAGCAACGTCGTCGGCGTCGACGACGATCTCGGCTTCGGGATCATGCGGGTCACCCGCGACGAGGCGTGGAAACCCGAGCACCTGTTGCAGCCGCTCCGGAACCTATTGTTGGCCTCCGTTTTCGAGTGGGGCATCGGACTTCACGGCATTCATTCTGAGCGGGATCGCTTCGCGCCGGATGCTGCCATGGTGGGCAACGCCAGGCAGGCGTTCGTCGGCAAGATCGCGCGTCAAACCGTCAAGGACTACGTGTTGTTTCCTGCGTTGAGCCGCTCTCGTTGGCGAAGAACGTTGAGCGCGAACGTGACCGCAAACCTGCTGCGCAATCTGTGGGCGTACGTCGTGATCTTCTGCGGTCATTTCCCCGATGGCGCGGAAAAGTTCACCGAAGAGGTACTAGCACAGGAAACACGAGCCGAGTGGTACCTGCGACAGATGCTCGGCGCCGCCAACTTCAGGGCCGGTCCGTTGATGGCGTTCTCGAGCGGAAACCTGTGTTACCAGATCGAGCACCACCTGTTTCCCGATCTGCCGAGCAATCGCTATTCGCAGATCGCCGTGCGGGTGCGTGCGCTGTGCCAAAAATACGACCTTCCGTATACAAACGGTTCGCTGGCACGCCAGTATCTGTTGACCCTGCGCACCATCAACAAGCTCGCACTGCCCGACGCGCTACTGACGGCCACGCCCGACGATGCGCCGGAAACCGCGTCAGAGCGAAAGTTCGCGGCAGGCGGCGTGTCGGCAGATGTACTGAATCGGCCGAGGGGTGGGCTTCAAACGGCGTTACGGGGCCGTGCACGCCGTCGAACTCTCCGCCGAGTGCATCGAAACGCCGGGGTGTAG